The genome window GCCGACCACGCCGGTCAGGACGCCCACACCCGCGCCCTCCAGCGCGGTCAGCCACGCCGGGTGGGACCGGCCGCCCGGTGCAGGGGGTGGGCGGACCATCAGCGTCGCGGCGAGGAGCATGACCGCCGCGAAGATCAGCAGCTGCGTGCCGCCGCTCAGGTGCGCGCTCAGGGCCGATCCGGCGGCCGTGCCGAGCATGCCGGGCAAGCCGAACGGCGCCACGCGCCGCCAGTCAATCTGTCGTTTCAGGGCGTACGGCAGCGTACCGAACAGGCTGATCAGCCCCACAATGGCCAGGCTCTCGGTGATGGCCAGTTTGCTGTCCTCACCGACGAGGTACACCAGGACGGGCACGGTCAGGATGCTGCCCCCGGAGCCGAGCAGGCCCAGGCTCAGCCCGATCAGGGCCGCGCCGATCCAGGCGAGGATCACGGCTGGTCGCCGGTCACCAGGTCGCGGCCCTCGCGCATCCAGCCGAAGGTGCCCCCCATCAGGTTCTTGAGATTCTGGCGGCCCAGTCCGGCGAGGTAGGCGGCGGCCTGTGAAGAGCGGTTGCCGCTGGCGCAGATGAGGACCGCGCCGTCTGGGACTTCGGCTTCCCGAGCCTGGAGTTCAGAGAGGGGGAGGTTGATGGCCCCGGGCACGTGGCCCTGGGTGTACTCGTCAGGTTCGCGCACGTCGATCAGGGCGGCGCCCACGCGGCGGTGGATGTCGAGTTCATTCGGGAAGAGGTCGGTGTAGGTCATATCTGTTTCCCTCTGCGGCTGGGAAGTCCTTCGGCCTGCCAGGCCTGGATGCCCCCCTGGAGATTGCGGACGTCAAAGCCGCGAGCCTGGAGTTGCCGGGCGGCCAGGGCGCTGCGGCGGCCGCTGGCGCACTGGCAGATCAGCACCTGTCCCTGCGGAAGGTCGGCGCTGCCCAGGTCACTCAGGGGAATGTGTCGGCTGCCCGGAATGAAGCCCTGAGCACGCTCGGCCTGTTCGCGCACGTCGAGGATCAGGGCACCCTGACGGGTGAGGTCCTGCGCCTCGTGGGGGGTCAGACCGGGAACCGGCGAGCCGAGCAGTTTCTTCAGGAAGCCGAAGATGGTCAGACCGTCCGCGCGTCGCGTTCGCGGGTGTAGGCGTCGTAGCCGCCGGCGAGTTCACTCACGTGGAACCCCTGGGCGCGCAGGAGGCTGGCGGCGGCGGCGCTGCGCGCGCCCCCCTGGCAGTGCACCACGATCTCCTGATCGCGCGGCAGCTCGTCCAGGTGCCACGCGAGGCGACCAGCATGCAGCTGCTGCGCACTGGGAATGGCACCGGCCTGATGCTCTGTTTTGTTCCGCACGTCGAGGATCAGCGCGCCGTCATGCTGGTCGAGTTCCGCTGCTGGGAACGGCTGGGCGGGCGCGGTATCCAACCCGTCGGTCGAAGTCACGAATCCCGTCACCTGATCCAGTCCCACCATCCACAGGCGGCGGCGCAGCGTCTCGGCATGCGCGGCGTCCCGGGCCAGCAGGACGTACGCGGCGTCCTCGGGCTGCAGCAGCCACCCGGACCACGTCTCGAAGGTATTCCCATCCGGGATGTTCACGCTGCCCTGCGGCGCATCAGCTTGGTGCGCTTCTTTTGAACGCGTGTCGATGAGGACGCCTCCGGCGCGGACATGGGCGTTCACGGCGTTGGGGCTGAGGTGCGCGAGCGCCTGCACGTCACCCAGGAGGGCCGGACCGGCTTTGTTCTGCAGTTTCATGCGGCCGTAGTACAGCGGCGCGTCCGGCTGGCCGCTCAGCAATTCGGCCGTGAAGCCCTGTTCGTCTCCGGCGGCCACGTAGGGTGCCCACCAGGCCCGGGCGCGCTCGTACCCGACCGTGGTGGTGGGGACGGCGCCCAGGGCCTTGCCGCACGCGCTGCCCGCGCCGTGGCCGGGCCAGACCTGCACGCCGTCGGGGAGCGTCAGGAACTGGTCGCGCAGGCTAGCGAACATCTGCTGGGCTCCGGCGAAGCGGGTGTCCACGCCACCGGCGGCCTCGTCGAGCAGGTCGGGGCGGCCGATATCACCGACGAAGACGAAGTCGCCGGTGAAGTACAGGACGGGCGTGTCCCCCCGGGGGGTATCGGTCACGAGGAAGGAGAGGCTCTCGGGGGTGTGGCCGGGCGTGTGGCGCACCTCGACGCGGATGTTGCCGATCATGAACCTGTCGCCGTGGTGGAGCTTCTGAGCGGCGAAGCCGTACGTCCAGTCGGCGCCACCTTCATCGGATAGGAGGAGCTGCGCGCCGGTCTGGGCGGCGAGTTCGCGGCTGCCGGACAGGTAGTCGGCGTGGATGTGGGTTTCGGTGACGTGCGTGACGCGCAGCTTCTCGCGGGCGGCGCGGTCGAGGTAGGGCTGGGTGTTGCGGGTGGGGTCGATGACGAGGCATGCGCCGGTTTTCTGGCAGCCGATCATGTAGGACGCCTGGGCGAGGTCAGTGTCGTAGAACCGTTCAAAGAACATGTGGGGCCTCCTTGGAACTTCGATCTGACCTGACTGTATACCCCCTAGGGGTACTAAGCAAGGCTCACTATCAGTATTATGGGAAAAAGCGATACTCAATATCAGGG of Deinococcus radiotolerans contains these proteins:
- a CDS encoding sulfite exporter TauE/SafE family protein; its protein translation is MILAWIGAALIGLSLGLLGSGGSILTVPVLVYLVGEDSKLAITESLAIVGLISLFGTLPYALKRQIDWRRVAPFGLPGMLGTAAGSALSAHLSGGTQLLIFAAVMLLAATLMVRPPPAPGGRSHPAWLTALEGAGVGVLTGVVGVGGGFLIVPALVLLGGLPMSLAVGTSLSIITLNSAAGFLKHLHQGGPELHWPLIAVFAVIGVAGSQVGARIGRRLPQVTLRRSFAAFLVVMGLYVLSTNVPKVLTPLPTVESRVH
- a CDS encoding rhodanese-like domain-containing protein, with the translated sequence MTYTDLFPNELDIHRRVGAALIDVREPDEYTQGHVPGAINLPLSELQAREAEVPDGAVLICASGNRSSQAAAYLAGLGRQNLKNLMGGTFGWMREGRDLVTGDQP
- a CDS encoding rhodanese-like domain-containing protein, producing MREQAERAQGFIPGSRHIPLSDLGSADLPQGQVLICQCASGRRSALAARQLQARGFDVRNLQGGIQAWQAEGLPSRRGKQI
- a CDS encoding MBL fold metallo-hydrolase, which translates into the protein MFFERFYDTDLAQASYMIGCQKTGACLVIDPTRNTQPYLDRAAREKLRVTHVTETHIHADYLSGSRELAAQTGAQLLLSDEGGADWTYGFAAQKLHHGDRFMIGNIRVEVRHTPGHTPESLSFLVTDTPRGDTPVLYFTGDFVFVGDIGRPDLLDEAAGGVDTRFAGAQQMFASLRDQFLTLPDGVQVWPGHGAGSACGKALGAVPTTTVGYERARAWWAPYVAAGDEQGFTAELLSGQPDAPLYYGRMKLQNKAGPALLGDVQALAHLSPNAVNAHVRAGGVLIDTRSKEAHQADAPQGSVNIPDGNTFETWSGWLLQPEDAAYVLLARDAAHAETLRRRLWMVGLDQVTGFVTSTDGLDTAPAQPFPAAELDQHDGALILDVRNKTEHQAGAIPSAQQLHAGRLAWHLDELPRDQEIVVHCQGGARSAAAASLLRAQGFHVSELAGGYDAYTRERDARTV